Proteins from one Niallia circulans genomic window:
- a CDS encoding YrzI family small protein — MTLNLLFFTVIIRKRKTSTKEYLHQQRIEKLMDEHKNRQITHQRLL, encoded by the coding sequence ATGACACTGAATCTACTGTTCTTTACAGTTATTATCCGTAAACGAAAAACCAGCACAAAAGAATATTTACATCAGCAAAGAATTGAAAAATTAATGGATGAGCATAAAAACAGGCAAATCACGCATCAGCGTTTACTGTAA
- a CDS encoding YrzI family small protein, translating into MTLNILFMTITIKRKQQTYEQFMHDQLTEQIIEESKHKQVSLGDFTRNTF; encoded by the coding sequence ATGACGCTTAATATTCTATTTATGACCATAACGATTAAAAGGAAGCAACAAACGTATGAGCAATTCATGCATGATCAGCTTACGGAACAAATAATCGAAGAAAGTAAACATAAGCAAGTAAGCTTAGGAGACTTTACAAGAAATACGTTTTAA